A genomic segment from Bradyrhizobium sp. CB1015 encodes:
- a CDS encoding AraC family transcriptional regulator encodes MDAPPDVIRRPASPRLARLISSISFYRERGIGLAAFRHTAPLTLPLLVNLGTPFRIALGHRPDTADARPSFAAGLFPGPVVIESDGRAECVQVDFTPLGAYRFFGGALPDLTARIVGLDDILGPLGSDLRARVAEAAGWQRRFEIVEDFVLRRAVHEPSPEVAFALDTLWRGAGAVRIAGIASDIGWSRKHLTRRFHQEIGVPPKALAKMLRFHRACALARTSRTGGWAVIAAEAGYADQAHLARDFRMFSGETPTGWAARLDLVDPRLMRDGGG; translated from the coding sequence ATGGACGCACCTCCCGATGTCATCCGTCGACCGGCCTCGCCGCGCCTTGCGCGTCTGATCTCCAGCATTTCGTTCTACCGCGAGCGCGGGATCGGCTTGGCCGCCTTCCGGCACACCGCGCCCCTTACACTGCCTCTGCTGGTGAATTTGGGAACGCCCTTCCGCATTGCGCTCGGACACCGACCGGACACCGCCGATGCGCGGCCGAGTTTCGCGGCGGGTCTGTTTCCTGGGCCGGTCGTGATCGAATCCGACGGGCGCGCCGAATGCGTTCAGGTCGATTTCACGCCGCTCGGGGCGTATCGCTTCTTCGGAGGAGCCCTGCCTGATCTGACCGCGCGGATCGTCGGCCTCGACGACATTCTGGGACCACTCGGGAGCGACCTCCGCGCCAGGGTCGCTGAGGCCGCCGGCTGGCAGCGACGATTCGAGATCGTGGAAGATTTCGTGCTTCGCCGCGCCGTACACGAGCCCTCCCCTGAGGTCGCTTTCGCACTGGACACGCTCTGGCGAGGCGCGGGCGCGGTCAGGATCGCCGGCATTGCCTCCGATATCGGCTGGAGCCGCAAGCATCTCACGCGCCGCTTCCACCAGGAGATCGGCGTTCCGCCAAAGGCGCTGGCCAAGATGCTGCGCTTTCATCGAGCTTGCGCCCTGGCCCGAACGAGCCGCACAGGCGGCTGGGCGGTCATTGCCGCGGAGGCCGGCTATGCCGACCAGGCACATCTTGCTCGCGATTTCCGGATGTTCAGCGGAGAGACGCCGACCGGATGGGCCGCGCGGCTCGATCTCGTCGATCCACGACTGATGCGCGACGGCGGAGGCTAG
- a CDS encoding branched-chain amino acid ABC transporter permease → MLLVVEQFLNGLQFGLLLFLLAAGLTLVFGIMDLVNLAHGSLYMMGAYFAATFAAWTGSFLLGALMALGATLVLGIVLEVTALRHLYGRDHLDHVLATFGLILFFNEAVRLIWGPAGLALPLPAWLTVPVPILPGIHYPAYRLAIIAVALLVALLLYLGVMRTRIGMLIRAGASNREMIGALGINIKLLYTLVFGLGAALAGLAGLMQAPILTVQIGMGENILILAFVIIVIGGIGSIRGAFLAAIFVGMIDTLGRAFLPNLLRQVLSGAAASTAAPALSSMLIYLLMAIVLVVRPEGLFPANRR, encoded by the coding sequence ATGCTGCTCGTCGTCGAACAATTCTTGAATGGGCTGCAGTTCGGCCTGCTGCTGTTCCTGCTCGCGGCGGGCCTGACGCTGGTGTTCGGGATCATGGATCTCGTCAACCTCGCGCACGGCTCGCTCTATATGATGGGCGCCTATTTCGCCGCAACCTTCGCGGCGTGGACCGGCAGCTTCCTGCTCGGCGCGCTGATGGCGCTAGGGGCCACGCTCGTGCTCGGCATCGTGCTGGAGGTGACGGCGCTGCGGCATCTCTACGGCCGCGACCATCTCGACCACGTGCTCGCGACCTTCGGCCTGATCCTGTTCTTCAATGAAGCCGTGCGGCTGATCTGGGGCCCGGCGGGCCTGGCGCTGCCGCTGCCGGCCTGGCTCACCGTGCCGGTGCCGATCCTTCCCGGCATTCATTATCCCGCCTATCGCCTCGCCATCATCGCGGTGGCGCTGCTGGTCGCGCTCCTGCTCTATCTCGGTGTGATGCGCACCCGCATCGGCATGCTGATCCGCGCCGGCGCCTCCAACCGCGAGATGATCGGCGCGCTCGGCATCAACATCAAGCTGCTCTACACGCTGGTGTTCGGCCTGGGCGCGGCGCTCGCAGGGTTGGCCGGCCTGATGCAGGCGCCGATCCTCACCGTGCAGATCGGCATGGGCGAGAACATCCTGATCCTCGCCTTCGTCATCATCGTGATCGGCGGCATCGGCTCGATCCGCGGCGCGTTCCTCGCCGCGATCTTCGTCGGCATGATCGACACGCTCGGCCGCGCCTTCTTGCCCAATTTGTTGCGGCAGGTGCTGAGCGGCGCCGCTGCCTCCACCGCCGCGCCCGCGCTGTCCTCCATGCTGATCTACCTGCTGATGGCGATCGTGCTGGTGGTGCGGCCGGAGGGGCTGTTTCCGGCCAACCGTCGATGA
- a CDS encoding branched-chain amino acid ABC transporter permease yields the protein MKGLSVSKAVTALMLAGLVLLPLYSSLSGNIFILTLFTRIIILALAAASLNLIMGFGGMMSFGHAAYLGIGGYAVGMLAQEGVGSGFIQFPVALAASAIYALVIGALSLRTRGVYFIMITLAFAQMAYYVASGLARYGGDDGLTIYNRSDFSGLINLGNRVQFYYLCLACLFGVIFLIWRIVNSRFGLVVQGLRSNEQRMQAIGFPAKRYQLVCFVISGTMCGLAGALLANNTDFVSPAVMYWTRSGDLMVMVILGGMGTLFGPVMGAVVFLLLEEFLSQITEYWALIMGPLLLLIVLFGRGGIMGVLGRAGRG from the coding sequence ATGAAGGGTTTGAGTGTGAGCAAGGCCGTCACGGCCCTGATGCTGGCGGGCCTCGTGCTGCTGCCGCTCTATTCATCGCTGTCCGGCAACATCTTCATCCTGACGCTGTTCACCCGCATCATCATTCTCGCGCTGGCGGCTGCGAGCCTCAACCTGATCATGGGTTTTGGCGGCATGATGAGCTTCGGCCATGCCGCCTATCTCGGCATCGGCGGCTACGCCGTCGGCATGCTCGCTCAGGAAGGCGTCGGTTCCGGCTTCATCCAGTTTCCGGTCGCGCTCGCGGCGTCTGCGATCTATGCGCTCGTGATCGGCGCGCTCTCGCTTCGCACCCGCGGCGTCTACTTCATCATGATCACGCTGGCCTTCGCCCAGATGGCCTATTACGTCGCCTCGGGGCTGGCGCGTTACGGCGGCGATGACGGCCTCACGATCTACAATCGCAGCGACTTCTCCGGCCTGATCAATCTCGGCAATCGCGTGCAGTTCTACTATCTCTGCCTCGCCTGCCTGTTCGGCGTCATCTTCCTGATCTGGCGTATCGTCAATTCGCGCTTCGGCCTCGTGGTGCAGGGCCTGCGCTCCAACGAGCAGCGCATGCAGGCGATTGGCTTCCCGGCCAAGCGCTACCAGCTGGTCTGCTTCGTCATATCAGGCACGATGTGCGGCCTTGCCGGCGCGCTGCTCGCCAACAACACCGATTTCGTCAGCCCTGCCGTGATGTACTGGACCCGTTCCGGCGACCTCATGGTGATGGTGATCCTGGGCGGCATGGGCACGCTGTTCGGCCCGGTCATGGGTGCGGTGGTGTTCCTGCTGCTGGAGGAGTTCCTGTCGCAGATCACGGAATATTGGGCGCTGATCATGGGGCCGCTGCTGCTGCTCATCGTCCTGTTCGGCCGCGGCGGCATCATGGGCGTGCTCGGGAGGGCTGGCCGTGGCTGA
- a CDS encoding IclR family transcriptional regulator C-terminal domain-containing protein, whose product MPKLKRSETDERATDFVEALDRGLRLLQCFGTNAGPMTLSDLARAADLPRATTRRMLFTLQRGGFVSGDGKLFSLTPHVLTLAASYLRSNQLVTVLQPVLDHVATAANEISSLAVLDRDEVVFIARSSPARMFSGGLEIGYRLPSFCTSVGRAMLGQLDDAGLAARLKTMKREALTPQTATDPKALLARIAADRAQGYSLVDREAEPHFRSISVPVRRYDGVIVAAINMGAHVDRVPAQELINRFLPLLRDGAEAVRSQLL is encoded by the coding sequence ATGCCCAAGCTGAAGCGGAGTGAGACTGACGAGCGGGCGACGGATTTCGTCGAGGCGCTCGACCGCGGGCTGCGCCTGCTGCAGTGCTTCGGCACCAATGCCGGCCCGATGACGCTGAGCGATCTCGCCCGCGCTGCCGATCTGCCGCGCGCGACGACGCGGCGCATGCTGTTCACGCTGCAGCGCGGCGGCTTTGTCAGCGGCGATGGGAAACTGTTTTCACTGACGCCGCATGTGCTGACGCTGGCGGCGTCCTATTTGCGATCCAACCAGCTCGTCACGGTGCTGCAACCGGTGCTCGACCATGTCGCGACGGCCGCGAATGAAATCTCCTCGCTGGCCGTGCTCGACCGCGACGAGGTCGTGTTCATCGCCCGCAGCAGTCCGGCGCGCATGTTCTCCGGCGGCCTCGAGATCGGCTACCGCCTGCCTTCCTTCTGCACCTCGGTCGGCCGCGCCATGCTCGGCCAGCTCGACGATGCCGGTCTTGCTGCCCGGCTGAAGACGATGAAGCGGGAGGCGCTGACGCCGCAGACGGCCACCGATCCGAAGGCGCTGCTCGCGCGCATCGCCGCCGACCGGGCCCAGGGCTATTCGCTGGTCGACCGCGAGGCCGAGCCGCATTTCCGCTCGATCTCGGTCCCCGTCCGCCGCTACGACGGCGTGATCGTCGCCGCCATCAACATGGGCGCGCATGTCGACCGCGTGCCGGCGCAGGAGCTGATCAACCGCTTCCTGCCGCTGTTGCGGGACGGCGCGGAGGCGGTGCGTTCGCAGCTTCTGTAG
- a CDS encoding PRC-barrel domain-containing protein, translating into MNHTMVPSDRVEHVAVYGRDGTKLGTIERLMLDKMSGTVAYAVVKTGGLLGTRHHYPLQWSALKYDPSRQAFQIELTLDELSSGPCEFDGDAFDWGDRSRPYPHPHYWSI; encoded by the coding sequence ATGAACCACACCATGGTTCCCAGTGATCGCGTGGAGCACGTCGCCGTCTACGGACGCGACGGCACGAAGCTCGGCACGATCGAGCGATTGATGCTCGACAAGATGAGCGGAACGGTCGCCTATGCCGTGGTCAAGACCGGCGGGCTGCTCGGTACACGTCACCATTATCCGCTGCAGTGGAGCGCGCTGAAATACGATCCAAGCCGTCAGGCGTTCCAGATCGAGCTGACGCTTGACGAGCTCAGCAGCGGGCCGTGCGAGTTCGACGGCGACGCGTTCGACTGGGGCGACCGCTCGCGGCCGTACCCGCATCCGCATTATTGGTCGATCTAG
- a CDS encoding LuxR family transcriptional regulator, with translation MSAVDYGREALDFIEGLGAYTKVPDAMDALETAFGRFGFETIIVTGLPNPEQRFAQMVLAKRWPAGWFSLYTQKNYDRVDPVVRLCRQSVNPFEWSEAPYDAELEPNAAEVMNRASEFRMSRGFIVPIHGLTGYEAAVSLGGVHLDLNPRSKPALHLMAMYGFDHIRRLLEPAPYPSTRLTPREREVISWASQGKSAWEIGEILHITQRTAEEHLATAARKLGAVNRTHAVALAIRNKIIAP, from the coding sequence ATGTCCGCCGTAGATTATGGCCGGGAGGCGCTCGACTTCATCGAAGGGCTCGGAGCCTATACCAAGGTTCCGGACGCCATGGACGCGCTCGAAACGGCGTTCGGTCGCTTCGGCTTCGAAACCATCATCGTGACGGGATTGCCTAACCCCGAGCAGCGGTTCGCACAGATGGTGCTCGCCAAGCGCTGGCCGGCCGGATGGTTCAGCCTCTACACCCAGAAGAATTACGACCGCGTCGATCCCGTCGTGCGGCTGTGCCGGCAATCGGTCAATCCGTTCGAATGGTCTGAAGCGCCCTACGACGCCGAGCTCGAGCCGAACGCGGCCGAGGTGATGAATCGTGCCAGCGAGTTTCGCATGTCGCGCGGCTTCATCGTGCCGATCCACGGGCTCACCGGCTATGAAGCTGCGGTGTCGCTCGGCGGCGTCCATCTCGATCTCAATCCCCGCAGCAAGCCGGCGCTGCACCTGATGGCGATGTATGGCTTCGACCACATCCGCCGTCTGCTCGAGCCGGCGCCGTATCCCTCGACGCGTCTCACCCCGCGCGAGCGCGAGGTGATCTCGTGGGCCTCGCAGGGCAAGTCGGCATGGGAGATCGGCGAGATCCTGCACATCACGCAGCGCACCGCCGAAGAGCATCTTGCAACCGCCGCGCGCAAGCTCGGTGCCGTCAACCGCACGCATGCGGTGGCGCTGGCGATTCGGAACAAGATTATCGCTCCCTAA
- a CDS encoding group II truncated hemoglobin: protein MTDSDVTTTMFERIGGSATIEALVERFYDRMDSLPEAKIIRAMHADDLGPIRDVLKRYLTEWTGGPRLYTPEKGHPRLRQRHFGFPVGDAERDAWMLCMRGAMEETIADAAARQDLDKALSGLADWMRNRP from the coding sequence ATGACCGATAGCGACGTCACCACCACCATGTTCGAGCGGATCGGCGGCAGCGCCACGATCGAGGCCCTCGTCGAGCGCTTCTACGACCGCATGGACTCGCTGCCGGAGGCGAAGATCATCCGCGCCATGCATGCGGACGACCTCGGCCCGATCAGGGACGTGCTGAAGCGCTATCTCACCGAATGGACCGGCGGCCCGCGGCTCTATACCCCGGAGAAAGGCCATCCGCGGCTGCGCCAGCGCCATTTCGGCTTCCCCGTTGGGGACGCCGAGCGCGACGCCTGGATGCTGTGCATGCGCGGCGCGATGGAGGAGACGATCGCTGATGCCGCCGCACGGCAGGATCTCGACAAGGCGCTGTCCGGCCTCGCCGACTGGATGCGCAACCGGCCGTGA
- a CDS encoding aromatic ring-hydroxylating dioxygenase subunit alpha, translating to MMSQEQNDLITRTGPKDPCGKLMRSYWQPAALVDELEGARPIRPIRLLGENLVLFRDETGRYGLIDRHCAHRGADLAFGRLEHGGLRCAFHGWLFDATGQCIETPAEPKDSKLCQNIRQRSYPVVEKSGILWAYLGEGAPPAFPEIDCFIAPGSHTFAFKGHMACNWLQALEVGIDPAHASYLHRFFEDEDTSTAYGKQFRGASAGSDLPMTKILREYDRPIINVEHTEYGLRLIALREIDEERTHVRVTNQLFPHGFVIPMSTEMTITQWHVPVDDENCYWYAIFTSYSNPVDKQKMRDQRLELYELPDYKSRKNRANDYGFDPHEQQTATYTGMGSDINVHDQWAVESMGAIQDRTKEHLGQSDKAIVQYRRLLRQEIEKVSGGEKPMLFLDEANARSIQGPATMDGIGPTRGWETYWMEVDVKRRRGAPWTAPVPKEIADNVHRLTAAE from the coding sequence ATGATGAGTCAGGAGCAGAACGACCTGATCACCCGCACCGGGCCGAAGGACCCCTGCGGCAAGCTGATGCGGAGCTACTGGCAGCCGGCGGCGCTGGTGGACGAGCTGGAGGGCGCGCGGCCGATCCGGCCCATCAGGCTGCTCGGCGAGAATTTGGTGCTGTTCCGCGACGAGACCGGGCGCTATGGGCTGATCGACCGCCATTGCGCCCATCGCGGCGCCGACCTCGCCTTCGGACGGCTCGAGCATGGCGGCCTGCGCTGCGCCTTCCATGGCTGGCTGTTCGACGCGACCGGCCAGTGCATCGAGACGCCGGCCGAGCCGAAGGATTCCAAGCTCTGCCAGAACATCCGCCAGCGCTCCTATCCCGTGGTCGAGAAGAGCGGCATCCTCTGGGCCTATCTCGGCGAAGGAGCCCCGCCCGCATTCCCGGAGATCGACTGCTTCATTGCGCCGGGCAGCCATACCTTCGCGTTCAAGGGTCACATGGCCTGCAACTGGCTGCAGGCGCTGGAGGTCGGCATCGATCCCGCGCACGCCTCCTATCTGCACCGCTTCTTCGAGGACGAGGACACGTCCACGGCTTACGGCAAGCAGTTTCGCGGCGCCTCCGCCGGCAGCGATCTGCCGATGACAAAAATCCTGCGTGAATACGATCGCCCGATCATCAATGTCGAGCACACCGAATACGGCCTGCGCCTGATCGCGCTGCGCGAGATCGACGAGGAGCGCACCCATGTGCGCGTCACCAACCAGCTGTTCCCGCACGGCTTCGTCATCCCCATGAGCACGGAGATGACGATCACGCAATGGCACGTGCCGGTCGATGACGAGAACTGCTATTGGTACGCGATCTTCACCAGCTATTCGAACCCGGTCGACAAGCAGAAGATGCGCGACCAGCGGCTCGAGCTCTATGAGCTGCCCGACTACAAGTCGCGCAAGAACAGAGCCAACGATTACGGTTTCGATCCGCACGAGCAGCAGACCGCGACCTATACCGGCATGGGCAGCGACATCAACGTCCACGACCAATGGGCGGTGGAATCGATGGGCGCTATCCAGGACCGCACCAAGGAGCATCTCGGACAATCCGACAAGGCGATCGTGCAATACCGCCGCCTGCTGCGGCAGGAGATCGAGAAGGTCTCCGGCGGCGAGAAGCCGATGCTGTTTCTCGACGAAGCCAACGCGCGTTCGATCCAGGGCCCGGCGACCATGGACGGCATCGGCCCAACGCGGGGCTGGGAGACCTACTGGATGGAAGTCGACGTCAAGCGCCGACGCGGCGCACCGTGGACCGCACCGGTGCCGAAGGAGATCGCGGACAACGTGCACCGGCTGACGGCGGCGGAGTGA
- a CDS encoding acyl-homoserine-lactone synthase codes for MIHAISAVNRHLYEDVIEQHFRLRHDVFVEERRWETLRRPDGREIDSYDDEDTVYLLALEGRRVIGGHRLYPTTKPSMMSEVFPHLASVRGCPADPLTWEWSRYFVVRDRRDGALNLRLMAAVQEFCLNQGIAQVSAIMETWWLPRFHEAGFVVTPLGLPALVENAWTMAATIDIRRETLDALHGRIGMTSVVRQDGPHLDAVARANLCGAAAAQRKSA; via the coding sequence ATGATCCACGCAATTTCCGCGGTAAATCGCCACCTTTATGAAGACGTGATCGAGCAGCATTTCCGGCTGCGTCACGACGTCTTCGTCGAGGAGCGTCGCTGGGAAACGTTACGCAGGCCCGATGGCCGCGAGATCGATTCCTATGACGACGAGGACACCGTCTATCTGCTGGCGCTGGAGGGGCGCCGCGTCATCGGCGGCCACCGACTCTACCCGACCACCAAGCCGTCGATGATGAGCGAGGTGTTCCCGCATCTGGCGTCGGTCCGGGGCTGCCCTGCGGATCCCTTGACCTGGGAATGGTCGCGCTACTTCGTCGTGCGTGATCGCCGCGACGGCGCGCTCAACCTGCGACTGATGGCGGCGGTGCAGGAGTTCTGCCTCAATCAGGGAATCGCGCAGGTCAGCGCGATCATGGAAACCTGGTGGCTGCCGCGCTTCCACGAGGCCGGCTTCGTCGTGACGCCGCTCGGCCTGCCCGCGCTGGTGGAGAATGCGTGGACCATGGCGGCGACCATCGACATTCGACGCGAGACGCTCGATGCCCTGCATGGCCGCATCGGCATGACTTCGGTCGTGCGCCAGGACGGCCCGCATCTGGATGCCGTCGCCCGTGCCAACCTCTGCGGCGCTGCCGCCGCGCAACGAAAGAGTGCCTGA
- a CDS encoding ABC transporter ATP-binding protein: MAEPLLRVEKLVRRFGGIIATDNVSLDVASGELHAIIGPNGAGKTTLISQLTGHLAPHSGSVLLAGRDITYLPAYRRCALGLARSFQITSLLLDFTAADNVALAAQAHAGTSFRFFASARKEKGLRDAAHAALDRVGLGHRADVVVNRLSHGERRELELAVALASKPKLLLLDEPMAGLGVTESQRMVKLLQELRKEVSIVLVEHDMPAVFALADRISVLVYGRVIASGDPAAIRANEDVKRAYLGDQHVVTHHG, encoded by the coding sequence GTGGCTGAACCCTTGCTCCGCGTCGAAAAGCTGGTGCGCCGTTTCGGCGGCATCATCGCCACCGACAACGTCTCGCTCGACGTCGCATCCGGCGAGCTGCACGCCATCATCGGTCCGAACGGCGCCGGCAAGACCACGCTGATCAGCCAGCTGACCGGGCATCTCGCGCCGCATTCCGGCAGCGTCTTGCTGGCGGGCCGCGACATCACCTACTTGCCGGCCTATCGCCGCTGCGCGCTCGGTCTTGCACGTTCGTTCCAGATTACCTCGCTGCTGCTCGACTTCACCGCCGCCGACAATGTCGCGCTGGCGGCGCAGGCGCATGCCGGCACCTCGTTCCGCTTCTTCGCCAGTGCGCGCAAGGAAAAAGGCCTGCGCGATGCCGCCCACGCCGCGCTCGATCGCGTTGGCCTAGGCCACCGTGCCGATGTCGTGGTGAACAGGCTCAGCCATGGCGAGCGTCGCGAGCTCGAACTCGCGGTCGCGCTCGCCAGCAAGCCGAAATTGCTGCTGCTGGATGAGCCGATGGCCGGCCTCGGGGTCACCGAATCCCAGCGCATGGTGAAGCTGCTGCAGGAGCTGCGGAAAGAGGTCTCGATCGTGCTGGTCGAGCACGACATGCCGGCGGTGTTCGCGCTCGCCGACCGCATCTCGGTGCTGGTCTATGGCCGCGTCATCGCCTCCGGCGATCCGGCCGCGATCCGGGCCAACGAGGACGTCAAGCGCGCCTATCTCGGCGATCAGCATGTGGTGACGCATCATGGCTGA
- a CDS encoding VOC family protein has protein sequence MNPPNVYEAPRLYHTMRCRDAEAMIAWLKNVLGFAERVVYRKEGTVVHAELAFGSSILMLGAHRDDAYAKLIGDIDARRTDAVYLAVDDPDALYQKVKAAGAQIEMEPYTTDYGSRDFAARDPEGGLWSFGTYWPKVGEQPLAG, from the coding sequence ATGAACCCGCCGAACGTTTATGAAGCGCCGCGCCTCTACCACACCATGCGCTGCAGGGATGCCGAGGCGATGATCGCCTGGCTGAAGAACGTTCTCGGCTTTGCCGAACGGGTGGTGTACCGAAAGGAGGGCACGGTCGTTCACGCCGAGCTGGCGTTCGGATCGTCGATCCTCATGCTGGGCGCGCATCGCGACGACGCCTACGCCAAACTGATTGGTGACATCGACGCCCGGCGGACGGACGCCGTCTATCTGGCCGTCGATGATCCCGACGCGCTCTATCAAAAGGTGAAAGCCGCCGGGGCGCAGATCGAGATGGAGCCCTACACGACCGACTATGGCAGCCGCGATTTCGCCGCACGCGATCCGGAGGGCGGGCTCTGGAGCTTTGGCACCTATTGGCCCAAGGTCGGCGAGCAGCCGCTCGCCGGATAG
- a CDS encoding ABC transporter ATP-binding protein — translation MADTLLEVDGIETCYGLSQVLFGLSLSIKPGEMVSLMGRNGMGKTTTIRSIMGLTPARAGSIRFGGTEVRQLPSYRIAKLGVGLVPEGRQIFPNLTVRENLVAAAADRFNSNNPWTLAAIYVLFPRLAERASNMGNQLSGGEQQMLAIGRALMTNPKLLILDEATEGLAPLIREEIWNCLSLLKSRGQSILVVDKNVDHLARICDRHYIIERGKTVWSGTSDELMAAPDLQHKYLGI, via the coding sequence ATGGCTGACACGCTGCTCGAGGTCGACGGCATCGAGACCTGCTACGGCCTGTCCCAGGTGCTGTTCGGCCTGTCGCTGTCGATCAAGCCGGGCGAGATGGTCTCGCTGATGGGCCGCAACGGCATGGGCAAGACCACCACCATCCGCTCCATCATGGGCCTGACGCCGGCACGCGCAGGCAGCATCCGTTTCGGGGGCACGGAGGTGCGGCAGCTTCCGTCCTACAGAATTGCCAAGCTCGGCGTCGGTCTCGTTCCCGAGGGACGCCAGATCTTCCCGAACCTCACCGTGCGCGAAAACCTGGTGGCGGCTGCGGCCGATCGCTTCAACAGCAATAATCCCTGGACGCTCGCCGCAATCTACGTGCTGTTCCCGCGCCTTGCCGAGCGTGCGTCCAACATGGGCAACCAGCTCTCCGGCGGCGAGCAGCAGATGCTCGCAATCGGCCGCGCGCTGATGACCAATCCGAAGCTGCTGATTCTGGACGAAGCGACCGAGGGTCTCGCGCCGCTGATCCGTGAAGAAATCTGGAATTGCCTGTCGCTGCTCAAGAGCCGCGGACAGTCGATCCTCGTCGTCGACAAGAACGTCGACCATCTCGCCCGCATCTGCGATCGTCACTACATCATCGAGCGCGGCAAGACGGTGTGGAGCGGCACCTCCGACGAGCTGATGGCCGCGCCGGACCTGCAGCACAAATATCTGGGGATCTGA
- a CDS encoding glutamine synthetase family protein codes for MTFVARHALWSDEQRDAAQRMRRIAEEKNLEVIRLVFPDQHGILRGKTIVASEAIASLESGCSITTTMLAKDTSHRTVFPVFTAGGGFGMKEMEGAADVLMVADPTTFRVLPWAPTTGWVLCDLYFNDGRPVPFATRGLYKRVLDELGARGYDFVAGLEVEFHIFRLDDPHMRAEDAGQPGTPPSVSLLGHGYQYLTEQRFDQMEPVLEILRRDIVALGLPLRSVEVEFGPSQCEFTFQPKRGLEPADNMVLFRSAVKQIARRHGYHATFMCRPKLPNVFASGWHLHQSIVSRANGDNLFMAQETSKDGREPLSAFGKSYLAGLLDHARASTVFTTPTINGYKRYRSYSLAPDRAIWGRDNRGVMIRVLGGAGDAATRLENRIGEPAANPYLYMASQILSGIDGVDRKLDPGPSADTPYETKAPPLPKSLRDAVSALKDDPFFREKLGAEFVDYYTHIKNAEIDRFLSEVTDWEHREYFEVF; via the coding sequence GTGACTTTCGTCGCGCGCCATGCGCTGTGGTCGGATGAGCAGAGGGACGCAGCTCAGCGCATGCGCCGCATCGCCGAGGAGAAGAACCTCGAGGTCATCCGCCTCGTCTTCCCCGACCAGCACGGCATCTTGCGCGGCAAGACGATCGTCGCATCCGAGGCGATCGCCTCGCTGGAGAGCGGCTGCTCCATCACCACCACCATGCTGGCCAAGGATACCTCACACCGCACGGTATTCCCCGTGTTCACGGCAGGCGGCGGCTTCGGCATGAAGGAGATGGAGGGCGCGGCCGACGTGCTGATGGTCGCCGATCCCACCACGTTTCGCGTGCTGCCGTGGGCGCCCACCACGGGTTGGGTGCTGTGCGATCTCTATTTCAACGACGGCCGCCCGGTGCCGTTCGCGACCCGCGGGCTCTACAAGCGCGTCCTCGACGAGCTCGGCGCGCGCGGTTACGATTTCGTCGCGGGGTTAGAGGTCGAATTCCACATCTTCAGGCTCGACGATCCGCACATGCGCGCGGAAGACGCAGGCCAGCCCGGCACGCCGCCCTCGGTCAGCCTGCTCGGCCACGGCTATCAATATCTCACCGAGCAACGCTTCGATCAGATGGAGCCGGTGCTGGAGATCCTGCGCCGCGACATCGTCGCGCTGGGGCTGCCGTTGCGCTCGGTCGAGGTCGAGTTCGGGCCGAGCCAGTGCGAATTCACCTTCCAACCGAAGAGGGGCCTGGAGCCCGCCGACAACATGGTGCTGTTCCGCAGCGCCGTGAAGCAGATTGCGCGCCGTCACGGCTATCACGCCACCTTCATGTGCCGGCCGAAGCTGCCGAACGTGTTCGCGAGCGGCTGGCACCTGCATCAGTCTATCGTCTCGCGCGCGAACGGTGACAATCTGTTCATGGCCCAGGAAACGTCGAAGGACGGCCGCGAGCCGCTCAGCGCGTTCGGCAAGTCCTACCTCGCCGGCCTGCTCGATCACGCCCGCGCCTCGACCGTGTTCACCACGCCCACCATCAACGGCTACAAGCGCTATCGCTCCTATTCGCTGGCGCCCGACCGTGCGATCTGGGGCCGCGATAATCGCGGCGTGATGATCCGCGTGCTCGGCGGCGCCGGCGATGCCGCCACGCGCCTGGAGAACCGCATCGGCGAGCCCGCGGCCAATCCTTATCTCTACATGGCGTCGCAGATTCTCTCTGGGATAGATGGCGTCGACCGCAAGCTCGATCCCGGCCCCTCGGCCGACACGCCCTACGAAACCAAGGCGCCGCCCCTGCCGAAAAGCCTGCGCGATGCGGTCTCAGCGCTCAAGGACGACCCGTTCTTCCGCGAGAAGCTCGGGGCGGAGTTCGTCGACTACTACACCCACATCAAGAACGCCGAGATCGATCGCTTCCTGTCGGAAGTGACCGACTGGGAGCATCGCGAATATTTCGAGGTGTTTTGA